A stretch of the Neodiprion lecontei isolate iyNeoLeco1 chromosome 4, iyNeoLeco1.1, whole genome shotgun sequence genome encodes the following:
- the LOC107217684 gene encoding rho GTPase-activating protein 32 isoform X2: MGSIARFPKLDECAHFHYEHVELGALEVSVSEDPNDDMYDVRVTSGDACWTLQRSYENFVMFDKQLHRCIFDRKFSSLTELSDDQPENTTVVLKDYLSRFSQLSHEGLNCGPVLNWLQLDNRGRRILVPEADSCPINTPAVAAAYAVRPYAAQAQDEISFQVGDMISVIDMPPPGESTWWRGKHGFAVGFFPAECVAVIGDKVPRHLTVSTTVRSKLPVKPVLRKHGKLIAFFRSFILNRPSRRRLKQSGILKERVFGCDLGEHLLNSGQDVPTVLTCCAKFIETNGLVDGIYRLSGVTSNIQRLRHAFDEDRVPALHSDESILQDIHSVASLLKMYFRELPNPLCTYQLYSAFVGAVQAETDADRLRYMRDAVRKLPPPHYRTLEYLMRHLAKVAACGKETGMTSRNVAIVWAPNLLRCKELEVGGVAALQGVGVQAVVTEFLVCYAELIFGDGPVGRPKSLAITTPARLLSLEEARSRVLRGESDYIEVGAGPAGLPLHYHTVIELPRKRHGSKRSPSLNWRALFTRGGLGARGKARQARTPPQVEIPSSLNSLRRLRPVKSADSLDGEDSLGPLLGPPPIRPCGHSRSISHDSYFDHLADAPSSNSPLDLSEIQLNFDLEEREMRMFSEDEGGGIASIEASPRRQRPEGPQCTAVSGGSKRKRSRLEERLHCDVELRFIDSQSPDQVMVSAEVHGTETPSPLPTPGYLPLLSEASTPLTPATLPGTPPSISPNPASSSRISFRSFTLPLDISDNQNSQDKLKRVTVSSDRISNSSHRLSPNNENENDIKLCDRILTPASDQDMTPCERITPTYDRLTESYDSRITASSEGQEISEESCQRVLDSPDQEMTPCDKMTRDNSCTSYDGITLPSNEILEFSSSCERILPLSPVKTSYDESIPESDSSVHIGDGTQDNQLESPSCLTSSELQENACSEDSSRSILHSENVSQSTSLSSQTEELIAETLKTLGSEPSKLPLTNTDLDSPMSYEQTLEDLPDSGFVICDSSDRMLTNTETQPMTSNPNDSGEWVIVERTSESGVSPTSVSSDLTDLIQETVDPALATDAPQIQSLSENISRTSLDLTMGSTIATDVDTSCIGISELTDSPVIQAKESGNAALRPIEAKECKEMMEHDERISEEKVFASGDRGQENTCANGTRLSSSVQFVLRDQTSTSRRDENETELVSRHSPAKHQMNLHLNFVKKPLHETHFNDPEVYSENDSTNTDGNCRTTSEGCPSTQTSLNQQGDFQYQLSPSDSGKHQNSSYNNKSPEHQQFYRQTSENRLHCQVSSKIQQNYDMSNKYHSEHVLEDDDYSDTKHGDTRHSQVNVPKTLHHSQNNVEVVIPSENAAEPCEVAHAPEGASEAPSLASSCTFSNASSPVDDSVVLRDTAAILEELALQRLSGGGTNDMPITPRRRYDSEITRDRRSFDSEIGREIVREHKIKQELDSARGKSEEPPNNGSQHLPPCLRARQARATRAALSRSLDEAKFNQMTGGSSLPTKQASEDSQHSSTPNVGSQSSMLSSNNLERTSQKNLGGIDLGDPRCRERIERYKEERRTFLRDKYRSESFRGARSRADDEGEQALLARLKQRASRPSLH, encoded by the exons ATGGGCAGCATTGCAAGATTTCCAAAATTGGATGAATGTGCTCACTTTCACTATGAGCATGTCGAACTTGGGGCACTGGAG GTATCGGTTAGCGAAGATCCAAACGATGACATGTACGATGTCAGAGTGACTTCTGGCGACGCATGTTGGACCCTACAACGCTCGTATGAAAACTTTGTCATGTTTGACAAGCAGTTGCACCGATGTATATTCGACAGGAAGTTTTCATCGCTAACAGAGCTTTCCGACGATCAACCAGAGAATACTACAGTCGTGTTGAAGGATTACTTGTCCCGATTTTCACAGCTCAGTCATGAGGGCTTGAATTGTGGGCCTGTTTTAAATTGGCTACAACTGGACAATAGGGGAAGAAGAATTCTTGTTCCAGAGGCTGATTCGTGTCCAATTAACACGCCAGCTGTAGCTGCAGCTTACGCTGTTAGGCCTTATGCTGCACAAGCCCAGGATGAGATTTCATTTCAG GTTGGGGACATGATCTCAGTAATCGATATGCCACCTCCTGGGGAAAGCACTTGGTGGCGCGGAAAACATGGTTTTGCTGTTGGTTTCTTCCCGGCAGAGTGTGTCGCTGTCATTGGTGACAAAGTACCTCGTCATTTAACTGTTTCGACAACAGTAAGGTCGAAACTCCCAGTTAAGCCAGTGCTTCGAAAGCATGGAAAGCTCATAGCTTTCTTTAGATCATTTATACTCAATAGACCGTCAAGAAGAAGGCTGAAACAGTCGGGAATATTGAAGGAACGAGTTTTTGGATGCGATTTGGGAGAGCATCTATTGAATTCAGGTCAAGATG TACCAACGGTGCTTACCTGCTGTGCCAAATTCATTGAAACTAATGGTCTGGTTGACGGCATATATCGTCTAAGTGGAGTAACCTCTAACATTCAACGACTGAGGCATGCGTTTGACGAGGATAGAGTACCAGCACTTCATTCGGACGAAAGTATACTGCAAGACATTCATTCAGTGGCTTCGTTGCTGAAAATGTACTTCAGAGAATTACCTAATCCATTGTGCACGTATCAGCTATACTCCGCTTTTGTTGGAGCAGTGCAGGCTGAAACAGATGCAGACAGATTAAGATACATGAGAGATGCAGTGCGCAAACTACCCCCACCTCATTACAG GACACTTGAATACCTGATGAGACATCTGGCCAAAGTCGCAGCGTGTGGGAAAGAGACTGGTATGACTTCTCGCAATGTAGCTATTGTCTGGGCACCTAATCTTCTCCGCTGCAAAGAACTGGAAGTTGGTGGAGTGGCAGCTCTTCAAGGGGTTGGCGTGCAAGCCGTCGTTACTGAATTCTTAGTTTGTTATGCAGAGCTGATCTTTGGTGATGGTCCTGTCGGCAGGCCTAAATCCTTGGCTATTACGACACCAGCTAGACTTTTAAGTCTAGAAGAGGCTAGGAGTCGTGTGCTCCGTGGTGAATCTGATTACATAGAAGTTGGTGCAGGTCCAGCTGGCCTGCCGCTACACTATCATACGGTTATCGAATTGCCCAGGAAAAGACACGGATCAAAAAGATCGCCGTCGTTGAATTGGAGAGCGCTATTCACCAGAGGTGGCTTGGGAGCTCGTGGTAAGGCCAGGCAAGCCAGAACTCCACCTCAAGTTGAGATTCCCAGTTCTCTAAACTCGTTACGAAGACTGAGGCCAGTTAAAAGTGCCGATAGTTTGGATGGCGAGGATAGTCTTGGACCGCTTCTCGGACCACCGCCCATTAGACCCTGTGGTCACAGTCGTTCTATATCACACGATTCCTATTTTGATCACTTAGCGGATGCCCCCAGTTCTAATTCGCCATTGGACTTGTCAGAAATTCAGCTGAACTTTGATTTGGAAGAAAGGGAAATGAGAATGTTCTCGGAGGATGAAGGGGGTGGCATTGCTTCTATTGAAGCCTCTCCGAGAAGGCAACGACCAGAGGGTCCACAATGTACTGCTGTTAGCGGAGGATCCAAGAGAAAGAGGTCCAGACTGGAAGAGCGATTGCACTGCGACGTCGAGCTACGATTCATTGATAGCCAAAGCCCAGATCAG GTCATGGTTTCGGCAGAGGTGCATGGTACGGAGACTCCTTCTCCTTTACCAACGCCAGGTTACTTGCCGTTACTTTCAGAAGCCTCGACGCCGTTAACGCCTGCAACTTTACCAGGAACTCCTCCGTCTATTTCACCGAATCCAGCCAGCAGTTCTAGGATAAGTTTCAGGAGTTTTACGTTACCCTTAGACATTAGCGACAACCAAAATAGTCAAGACAAATTAAAGAGGGTTACAGTTTCTTCCGATCGAATATCTAATTCTAGTCACAGACTATCACCTAataatgaaaacgaaaatgacATTAAGTTGTGCGACAGAATCTTAACTCCTGCCTCGGACCAAGATATGACACCTTGCGAACGAATAACTCCGACCTATGACAGACTCACGGAATCTTATGATAGCAGAATAACTGCATCGTCTGAGGGGCAAGAGATTTCTGAAGAATCTTGTCAAAGGGTGTTGGATTCACCAGATCAAGAAATGACACCTTGCGACAAAATGACGCGAGACAACAGTTGCACGAGTTATGATGGCATTACGTTGCCGTCTAATGAGATTCTTGAGTTTAGTTCAAGTTGTGAAAGAATATTGCCGTTAAGTCCGGTCAAAACAAGCTACGATGAAAGTATTCCAGAATCTGATTCTTCAGTACACATTGGCGATGGCACACAAGACAATCAACTAGAATCTCCTAGTTGCCTGACATCTTCGGAATTGCAAGAGAATGCCTGTTCAGAAGATAGCAGCAGATCCATTCTGCATAGTGAGAATGTTTCACAAAGTACATCTCTCAGTTCTCAAACAGAAGAGTTGATCGCTGAAACGCTTAAAACTCTCGGTAGTGAACCCAGTAAGTTACCATTGACTAATACCGATCTTGATTCTCCAATGTCGTATGAACAAACTCTCGAAGACTTACCAGATTCTGGTTTTGTGATCTGCGATAGTTCTGATAGAATGCTTACCAATACAGAAACTCAACCAATGACATCAAACCCGAATGACTCTGGGGAATGGGTAATAGTTGAAAGAACATCCGAGTCTGGAGTCTCGCCGACTAGCGTTTCCAGTGATCTTACGGATCTTATACAGGAAACTGTGGATCCTGCATTAGCGACGGATGCACCGCAGATACAATCCTTGTCGGAAAACATTTCTAGAACATCGCTCGATCTCACAATGGGTTCGACTATTGCTACGGATGTTGATACGTCTTGTATTGGTATCAGTGAATTGACAGACAGTCCTGTAATACAGGCAAAAGAATCTGGAAATGCAGCCTTGCGTCCGATTGAAGCAAAGGAATGCAAAGAAATGATGGAGCATGATGAGcgtattagcgaagaaaaagttttcgcGTCTGGCGATCGTGGACAAGAAAATACTTGTGCGAATGGGACAAGATTATCTAGCAGTGTGCAGTTTGTGTTACGGGATCAAACCAGTACTTCTCGGAGGGACGAAAATGAAACAGAACTTGTGAGTAGGCATTCACCTGCTAAGCACCAGATGAATTTACAtttgaattttgtgaaaaaaccACTCCACGAAACTCATTTCAACGACCCGGAGGTGTACTCGGAAAATGATAGCACAAATACTGATGGAAACTGTAGAACCACGAGCGAAGGTTGTCCCAGTACACAGACATCACTCAATCAGCAAGgtgattttcaatatcaacTTTCACCTAGCGATTCCGGAAAGCATCAAAATAGTTCATACAATAATAAAAGCCCAGAGCATCAACAGTTTTACAGACAAACATCTGAAAATCGATTACATTGTCAGGTaagttcaaaaattcaacaaaactATGATATGTCGAACAAATATCATTCTGAACATGTACTTGAGGATGATGATTACTCAGATACAAAGCACGGTGATACGCGACACTCTCAAGTAAATGTTCCAAAAACGTTGCACCATTCACAAAACAATGTAGAAGTAGTTATACCATCAGAGAATGCTGCAGAGCCATGCGAAGTAGCACATGCTCCTGAGGGTGCATCAGAAGCACCCTCTCTAGCTTCATCTTGTACATTTTCCAATGCATCGTCACCAGTTGACGATTCAGTTGTATTGCGCGACACAGCTGCGATCTTGGAAGAGTTAGCTCTACAAAGATTATCAGGCGGAGGAACAAACGATATGCCTATTACTCCCAGAAGGAGATATGACTCTGAGATAACAAGGGACCGGCGAAGCTTCGACTCTGAAATTGGACGAGAAATAGTCAGGGAACATAAGATAAAACAAGAGTTAGATTCTGCCAGAGGGAAGTCCGAAGAACCCCCGAACAACGGGTCTCAACATTTACCCCCGTGCCTGAGAGCTCGACAAGCGAGAGCCACGCGCGCCGCTCTGAGTCGTTCACTGGACGAAGCCAAGTTTAATCAAATGACCGGTGGCTCGTCTCTGCCGACGAAACAAGCTTCCGAAGACTCGCAGCATAGTTCTACGCCAAATGTAGGCTCTCAATCTTCCATGCTTTCGTCAAACAACTTGGAAAGAACGTCACAGAAAAATTTGGGAGGCATTGATTTGGGGGATCCAAGGTGCAGGGAGAGGATAGAAAGATAtaaagaggagaggagaacaTTTCTAAGAGATAAATATAGATCTGAAAGCTTTCGAGGAGCAAGGTCGAGAGCTGATGACGAAGGAGAACAAGCTCTGTTGGCTAGATTAAAGCAGCGAGCTTCCAGGCCATCTCTTCATTGA